Proteins encoded in a region of the Raphanus sativus cultivar WK10039 chromosome 8, ASM80110v3, whole genome shotgun sequence genome:
- the LOC130498837 gene encoding uncharacterized protein LOC130498837, with translation MASSQVEIPSPSQSFGFILRDRNQNRVVYKKAQVKDNHHHENLVDSWIQALNKKKDVIATRSTEKKPAVLKSSPVETVKEIKPDESNKNNGASSLVQIWEARLLNRTSGGNSPSHNQSSPPVNSSRSDSGVSVQDSRSSESPPIDNNGDSEAEVSDDAETESSRSHGGSVSDSCRVADLIRRLSNEAKLVSGGGLSTIRTPRPCISSWSSSEKTVVTPRIRGRQAFTDLLMQMERDRHRELDSLVERNAVSRFTQRGRLQSMLRLRNLKRCQAVQDQNRSNSKLTGLNRVGSGGSSVLHLRERFHADADKRKDHHLMNKKTVEETADNKTIKNGGLTLEAFFKERLSLPNPKIEKATLRKEEEETLNVTVGSKMNCLDLQETIEEVFSDEDSDKKEEENKTPSSACIKQETQTQDVVHESMEIDHCLEQQETAYLNGWEDEEEYEDEQSYYGETNNDWLSEISRPRSYWEELRKTRYLEVMNTRSEKEDIRRLLERGAVTDFLQSGLRDQIDRLMMSRVQTHSKKHSEKWEMQQEEEEEHRNENVEETEEEEEEEEEEEEEEEEQFTEGEEQDDGDDSSSSPIFASSPEGSWSCQDTEVTSTPVLSVHNPPSTEMELISDMRSQIQQLQQEMSLLRDSVKTCLSANTSLQQSVHRENPMKRKCCVCDETQVEAVLYRCGHMCTCLKCANELHWSGGKCPICRAQIMDVVRVFFDTRN, from the exons ATGGCATCTTCTCAGGTGGAGATTCCGTCTCCGTCTCAAAGCTTCGGCTTTATCCTTAGAGATCGTAATCAAAACCGCGTCGTTTACAAGAAAGCTCAGGTGAAAGACAACCATCATCACGAGAACCTGGTCGATTCTTGGATCCAGGCACTTAATAAAAAGAAGGATGTTATTGCTACTAGGTCAACAGAGAAGAAGCCAGCTGTTCTAAAATCATCCCCGGTGGAAACTGTGAAGGAGATCAAACCCGACGAATCGAACAAAAACAACGGAGCTTCTTCTCTTGTACAGATATGGGAGGCGAGGTTGCTGAACCGAACCAGCGGTGGGAACTCCCCTAGTCACAACCAATCATCGCCGCCCGTTAATAGTAGCCGGAGCGATTCAGGAGTCAGCGTTCAAGATTCCCGTTCTTCAGAATCTCCACCTATCGACAACAACGGAGATTCCGAAGCTGAGGTTAGCGATGATGCGGAGACTGAATCTTCTAGGTCACACGGCGGTTCGGTTTCAGATTCCTGTCGTGTCGCCGACTTGATTCGGAGGCTAAGCAACGAAGCGAAGCTTGTCTCAGGGGGTGGACTCTCGACTATCAGGACGCCGAGACCTTGCATTTCGTCTTGGTCATCTTCGGAGAAAACGGTGGTAACACCGAGAATCCGTGGACGGCAAGCGTTTACCGATCTGCTTATGCAGATGGAACGCGATCGCCACCGCGAGTTGGATTCGCTTGTTGAACGCAACGCTGTTTCTAGGTTTACTCAACGTGGCCGCCTCCag TCAATGCTAAGGCTAAGGAACCTGAAACGCTGTCAAGCGGTTCAAGATCAGAACCGATCTAACTCAAAATTAACTGGATTAAACCGTGTCGGATCTGGTGGCTCTTCAGTTCTGCATTTAAG GGAGAGATTCCATGCTGATGCAGATAAGAGGAAGGATCATCATCTTATGAACAAGAAAACCGTAGAAGAAACTGCTGATAACAAGACAATTAAAAACGGCGGTCTTACCCTGGAGGCCTTTTTCAAAGAGAGGTTGAGTCTCCCTAACCCTAAGATAGAGAAAGCAACGTTAcgtaaggaagaagaagaaaccctaAATGTGACAGTTGGATCAAAAATGAATTGCCTTGACTTGCAAGAAACCATAGAAGAAGTTTTTAGTGACGAAGATTCTgacaagaaagaagaagagaataaaACCCCTAGTAGTGCCTGCATAAAACAAGAAACTCAAACACAAGATGTGGTGCATGAGAGTATGGAGATAGATCACTGCCTTGAGCAACAAGAAACGGCTTACTTGAATGGATGGGAAGACGAAGAAGAGTACGAAGATGAGCAATCTTACTACGGAGAAACCAACAACGACTGGCTCAGCGAAATATCTCGGCCGAGAAGTTACTGGGAGGAACTGAGGAAGACGCGGTACCTGGAAGTTATGAACACTCGGTCTGAGAAAGAGGACATACGTAGACTCCTTGAGCG AGGAGCGGTAACAGACTTTCTCCAGAGCGGGTTAAGAGATCAGATCGATAGGCTTATGATGTCTCGTGTGCAGACACATTCGAAAAAACATTCCGAAAAATGGGAAatgcaacaagaagaagaggaagaacatAGAAATGAAAATGTGGAGgaaactgaagaagaagaagaagaagaagaagaagaagaagaagaagaagaagagcaattTACCGAAGGTGAAGAGCAAGATGATGGAGATGATTCGTCTTCTTCGCCCATCTTTGCATCGTCTCCTGAAGGATCATGGAGTTGTCAAGACACTGAAGTAACTTCCACTCCTGTCTTGTCTGTTCACAATCCTCCTTCAACT GAAATGGAGCTGATAAGCGATATGAGATCACAGATCCAGCAACTTCAACAAGAAATGTCGTTACTACGAGACTCTGTCAAAACATGTTTGAGTGCTAACACGAGCTTGCAACAGTCGGTTCACCGAGAAAACCCAATGAAACGCAAATGCTGCGTCTGCGACGAAACGCAGGTCGAGGCGGTTTTGTACAGGTGCGGACATATGTGCACGTGCTTGAAATGTGCCAATGAACTACACTGGAGTGGAGGGAAATGCCCGATTTGCAGAGCTCAGATTATGGACGTTGTTCGTGTTTTCTTCGATACAAGAAACTGA
- the LOC108821052 gene encoding uncharacterized protein LOC108821052 isoform X2, which produces MYNNNNMGPQPGMPRPPGNPQPGPFGNPFTGPASGFIRGGLGAYGERILGSSSEYVQSNITRYFSDPQYYFQVNDQYVRNKLKVVLFPFLHRGHWARISEPVGGRLSYKPPIYDINAPDLYIPFMAFGTYLVLAGLSLGLNGKFSPEALNWLFVKGLVGWFLQVMLLKIMWGYSYYALMPWTCLCTGVFLVKTMKRVLFAEVRSYDSSRHHYLLLFLALVQFPLLIWLGNISVNWLF; this is translated from the exons ATgtacaataataataacatgGGACCTCAACCAGGGATGCCAAGACCTCCTGGAAACCCCCAGCCCGGTCCGTTTGGGAATCCCTTCACTGGACCTGCCTCGGGCTTTATCCGTGGCGGGTTGGGTGCGTACGGGGAGAGGATTCTAGGATCAAGCTCTGAGTATGTGCAGAGCAAT ATTACTCGTTACTTCTCTGATCCCCAATACTACTTCCAAGTGAATGATCAATATGTGAGGAACAAACTCAAGGTTGTGCTCTTTCCTTTCCTTCACCGG GGACACTGGGCCAGAATCTCCGAACCAGTTGGGGGTAGGCTCTCATACAAGCCTCCCATCTATGATATCAATGCGCCTGACTTGTACATTCCCTTTATGGCATTTGGTACATACCTTGTTCTTGCTGGCCTTTCTTTGGGACTTAACGGAAA GTTTTCACCGGAAGCTTTGAATTGGCTGTTTGTGAAAGGATTGGTTGGTTGGTTTTTGCAAGTGATGCTCCTGAAG ATCATGTGGGGATACTCGTATTACGCTTTGATGCCATGGACGTGCTTGTGCACTGGGGTTTTCTTGGTGAAGACGATGAAACGTGTTCTGTTTGCTGAGGTAAGAAGTTATGATTCGAGCAGACATCATTACCTCCTGCTGTTTTTGGCTTTGGTCCAGTTCCCTCTTTTGATATGGCTTGGTAACATCAGTGTTAACTGGCTTTTCTGA
- the LOC108823014 gene encoding protein SUPPRESSOR OF FRI 4, whose protein sequence is MGKKKKRTAEKVWCYYCEREFEDEKILVQHQKAKHFKCHACHKKLSTASGMVIHVLQVHKENVTKVPNAKDGRDSTDIEVYGMQGIPPDVLAAHYGEEEEESAAKVAKVEIPSAPLGAAVPRPYGMVYQPQQVPGAVRPMYYPAAPMRPPGPGWPMPPPRPQQWYPHNPAVSVHPPAHLGYQPQQLFPVHGMGMTVPTPSHVVNGVTPVNPSSSPAMPVSQPLFPVVNSITPSQASPFSAPLPVGGSVNPYPPNNSFPVGGTNPHSYASGPDTSGPSIGPPPVIANKAPSSQPNEVYLVWDDEAMSMEERRMSLPKYKMHDETSQMNSINEAIDRRISESRLAGRMAF, encoded by the exons atggggaagaagaagaagagaacggCGGAGAAGGTGTGGTGCTATTACTGCGAGAGAGAGTTCGAGGACGAGAAGATTCTAGTGCAGCACCAGAAAGCCAAACACTTCAAGTGCCATGCCTGCCACAAGAAGCTCTCTACCGCTAGCGGCATGGTCATTCATGTCCTTCAAGTTCATAAAGAGAACGTCACAAA GGTTCCTAATGCTAAAGACGGTCGAGATTCAACTGATATTGAAGTATACGGAATGCAAGGAATTCCACCTGATGTCTTGGCTGCTCACTACGGAGAAGAAG aggaAGAGTCTGCAGCCAAAGTTGCAAAAGTTGAGATTCCTTCCGCCCCTCTTGGTGCTGCAGTTCCTAGACCTTACGGAATGGTGTATCAACCTCAACAAGTCCCTGGTGCTGTACGACCTAT GTATTATCCTGCTGCTCCTATGCGTCCTCCTGGTCCTGGGTGGCCTATGCCTCCTCCTCGCCCACAACAATGGTATCCACATAATCCAGCGGTTTCTGTTCATCCACCTGCCCATTTAGGGTATCAACCACAACAGCTCTTTCCTGTTCATGGTATGGGGATGACTGTGCCAACACCATCTCATGTAGTCAATGGAGTCACTCCAGTAAATCCTTCATCATCTCCCGCAATGCCGGTTTCTCAACCTCTGTTCCCTGTTGTGAATAGCATCACTCCTTCCCAAGCTTCCCCTTTTTCTGCTCCCCTTCCCGTAGGAGGATCAGTGAACCCATATCCGCCTAATAACTCTTTTCCAG TGGGTGGGACTAATCCTCATTCGTATGCCTCTGGTCCAGACACTAGTGGTCCTTCAATCGGTCCACCTCCTGTGATTGCAAATAAAGCTCCTAGCTCTCAGCCTAATGAGGTCTATCTTGTATGGGATGATGAAGCAATGTCTATG GAAGAAAGAAGAATGTCCTTACCGAAATACAAGATGCATGATGAAACCAGCCAG ATGAACTCGATAAATGAAGCTATAGACAGACGAATCTCAGAGAGTAGGCTTGCTGGGCGGATGGCATTTTAG
- the LOC108821052 gene encoding uncharacterized protein LOC108821052 isoform X1: MYNNNNMGPQPGMPRPPGNPQPGPFGNPFTGPASGFIRGGLGAYGERILGSSSEYVQSNITRYFSDPQYYFQVNDQYVRNKLKVVLFPFLHRGHWARISEPVGGRLSYKPPIYDINAPDLYIPFMAFGTYLVLAGLSLGLNGKFSPEALNWLFVKGLVGWFLQVMLLKVTLLSLGSAEAPLLDIVAYGGYAFAGLCLAGFAKIMWGYSYYALMPWTCLCTGVFLVKTMKRVLFAEVRSYDSSRHHYLLLFLALVQFPLLIWLGNISVNWLF, encoded by the exons ATgtacaataataataacatgGGACCTCAACCAGGGATGCCAAGACCTCCTGGAAACCCCCAGCCCGGTCCGTTTGGGAATCCCTTCACTGGACCTGCCTCGGGCTTTATCCGTGGCGGGTTGGGTGCGTACGGGGAGAGGATTCTAGGATCAAGCTCTGAGTATGTGCAGAGCAAT ATTACTCGTTACTTCTCTGATCCCCAATACTACTTCCAAGTGAATGATCAATATGTGAGGAACAAACTCAAGGTTGTGCTCTTTCCTTTCCTTCACCGG GGACACTGGGCCAGAATCTCCGAACCAGTTGGGGGTAGGCTCTCATACAAGCCTCCCATCTATGATATCAATGCGCCTGACTTGTACATTCCCTTTATGGCATTTGGTACATACCTTGTTCTTGCTGGCCTTTCTTTGGGACTTAACGGAAA GTTTTCACCGGAAGCTTTGAATTGGCTGTTTGTGAAAGGATTGGTTGGTTGGTTTTTGCAAGTGATGCTCCTGAAGGTAACGCTTTTGTCACTTGGTAGCGCTGAGGCGCCTTTGCTAGACATTGTGGCTTATGGAGGCTATGCTTTTGCTGGTCTGTGTCTTGCGGGTTTTGCTAAGATCATGTGGGGATACTCGTATTACGCTTTGATGCCATGGACGTGCTTGTGCACTGGGGTTTTCTTGGTGAAGACGATGAAACGTGTTCTGTTTGCTGAGGTAAGAAGTTATGATTCGAGCAGACATCATTACCTCCTGCTGTTTTTGGCTTTGGTCCAGTTCCCTCTTTTGATATGGCTTGGTAACATCAGTGTTAACTGGCTTTTCTGA
- the LOC108829896 gene encoding peroxidase 7 produces the protein MKLAVVSAVILVVVFAAWPVSAGGYGHKEEEDDDTKSWFPLDNLLSLNYYDKSCQNFEKIVDTKVREWTKTDPSLGPALLRLLFHDCGVTGCDASVLLDYEGSERRSPASKTLRGFELIDDIKSEMEKACPKLVSCADILAAASRSATYQLGGPYWPNAYGRRDSINSYARDAEKVPSGRRDITGLLETFQSYGLNVLDLVVLSGAHTIGKAYCGTIQSRLYNFNATQGTDPSIDPKFADYLRRKCRWASETVYLDVETPVVFDNQYYINLQKNMGVLTTDQELVKDPRTAPLVKAFAEQPAQMFRHQFAVSMAKLVNVGVITAEDRTGEIRRVCSKSNSRPY, from the exons ATGAAGTTGGCCGTGGTCTCAGCTGTCATCCTAGTCGTGGTTTTCGCGGCCTGGCCAGTATCAGCTGGTGGATACGGAcacaaggaggaggaggatgatgacACGAAGTCATGGTTTCCTCTGGACAATCTATTATCGTTGAATTATTATGATAAGAGTTGCCAAAACTTTGAGAAAATCGTTGATACCAAAGTCAGGGAATGGACAAAGACTGATCCTTCCCTTGGTCCTGCCCTCCTCCGCCTTCTCTTCCACGATTGCGGCGTCACG GGATGTGATGCGTCGGTTCTTCTAGACTACGAAGGATCAGAGAGAAGATCTCCAGCGAGCAAAACCTTAAGAGGCTTCGAGCTAATCGACGATATCAAGTCCGAAATGGAGAAAGCCTGCCCCAAATTAGTCTCATGCGCCGACATCCTTGCGGCAGCTAGCCGCTCCGCCACCTACCAACTCGGTGGTCCTTACTGGCCCAACGCCTACGGACGTCGTGACTCTATAAACTCTTATGCTAGAGACGCCGAGAAAGTCCCTTCAGGCCGCCGTGACATCACTGGCCTTCTCGAGACGTTTCAGTCTTACGGTCTCAACGTCCTCGACCTTGTTGTCCTTTCCGGGGCCCACACCATCGGAAAAGCCTACTGCGGAACCATCCAGTCGAGGCTTTACAACTTCAACGCAACACAAGGAACTGATCCGTCCATCGATCCCAAATTCGCAGATTACTTGAGGCGCAAGTGTCGTTGGGCCTCAGAGACCGTTTACCTAGACGTGGAGACTCCGGTGGTATTCGATAATCAGTACTACATCAATCTTCAGAAGAATATGGGAGTCTTGACCACCGATCAGGAGCTTGTGAAGGATCCGAGGACCGCTCCGCTTGTAAAGGCTTTCGCGGAGCAGCCGGCTCAGATGTTCAGACATCAGTTTGCTGTGTCGATGGCTAAGCTGGTCAATGTTGGTGTCATTACTGCTGAAGATCGTACTGGAGAGATCAGGAGGGTTTGCAGCAAATCTAACTCCAGACCTTACTGA
- the LOC130499230 gene encoding protein UNUSUAL FLORAL ORGANS: METNMFINNPSAHLPFSYTFTSSSNSSTTTSTTTDSTSGQWMDGRIWSKLPPPLLDRIIAFLPPPAFFRSRCVCKRFYGLLFSHTFLEIYLQLLPPRHNCFLFFKHKTLKSYIYKRGGGGGANDDGSNKAEGFLFDPNEIRWYRLSFPYIPSGFYPSGSSGGLVSWVSEEAGLKTILLCNPLVGSVSQLPPMSRPRLFPSIGLSVTPTSIDVTVAGDDLISPYAVKNLSSESFHVDAGGFFSLWAMASSLPRLCSLESGKMVYVGGKFYCMNYSPFSVLCYEVTGNHWIKIQAPMRRFLRSPSLLESKGRLVLVAAVEKSKLNVPKSLRLWSLQQDNATWVEIERMPQPLYTQFAVEEGGKGFECVGNQEFVMIVLRRASLQLLFDMVRKSWLWVPPCPYSGGSSVGVGSGGSEGEVLQGFAYDPVLTTPVVTLLDQLALPYPGAC; the protein is encoded by the coding sequence atggaaacaaatatgTTCATCAACAACCCATCTGCACACCTACCTTTCTCTTACACCTTCACCAGTAGCAGCAACAGTAGCACAACCACTAGCACAACCACAGATTCAACCTCCGGTCAGTGGATGGACGGTCGGATTTGGAGCAAGCTACCTCCTCCGCTTCTTGACCGTATCATTGCTTTCCTTCCACCTCCAGCGTTTTTCCGGTCACGTTGCGTCTGCAAGAGGTTCTACGGTCTGCTTTTCTCCCACACTTTCCTCGAGATATATCTACAACTACTTCCTCCACGACACAACTGTTTCCTCTTCTTCAAACACAAAACCCTCAAAAGCTACATCTAcaagagaggaggaggaggaggagcaaaCGATgatggttccaataaagctgaAGGCTTCTTGTTTGACCCTAATGAGATCAGATGGTATCGTCTCTCTTTCCCTTACATCCCTTCAGGGTTCTATCCTTCAGGATCATCAGGAGGGTTAGTGAGTTGGGTCTCCGAAGAAGCTGGTCTTAAAACCATTCTCTTATGTAACCCTCTTGTTGGATCCGTGAGTCAGTTGCCACCAATGTCAAGGCCAAGGCTGTTCCCTTCAATAGGTCTCTCGGTAACTCCAACTTCCATTGATGTTACCGTCGCCGGAGACGACCTCATATCTCCCTACGCCGTGAAAAACCTCTCCTCCGAGAGTTTCCACGTCGACGCCGGCGGGTTCTTCTCCCTTTGGGCGATGGCTTCTTCTCTGCCGCGGCTTTGTAGCTTGGAATCAGGTAAGATGGTTTACGTGGGAGGCAAGTTTTATTGTATGAACTATAGCCCTTTCAGCGTTTTGTGCTATGAGGTTACGGGGAACCATTGGATAAAGATTCAAGCTCCGATGAGGAGGTTTCTCCGGTCTCCGAGCTTGTTAGAGAGCAAAGGAAGGCTTGTTCTCGTGGCTGCCGTTGAGAAAAGCAAGCTTAACGTTCCCAAAAGCCTTAGGCTTTGGAGTTTGCAGCAAGACAACGCCACGTGGGTTGAGATCGAAAGGATGCCTCAGCCGCTCTACACGCAGTTTGCAGTGGAGGAAGGCGGGAAAGGGTTCGAGTGTGTCGGAAACCAAGAGTTTGTAATGATTGTGTTGAGAAGGGCTTCGTTGCAGTTGCTGTTTGATATGGTGAGGAAGAGTTGGTTGTGGGTCCCACCGTGTCCATACTCCGGTGGCAGCAGCGTTGGCGTTGGATCAGGTGGTTCGGAGGGAGAGGTGCTGCAGGGTTTTGCTTATGACCCGGTACTTACTACACCGGTAGTTACTCTTCTTGATCAGTTAGCACTTCCATATCCTGGAGCCTGTTAG
- the LOC130498321 gene encoding uncharacterized protein LOC130498321, whose translation MAKSMRCKRVKRLRAIRREIVEKESFTLTREDAKSAAIEAALAAPKLPVRLPPPSPFMEVAATTPTSESASASVTISKDIDVEMDDEKHNKFLKPIGRKLKKKLKLGMKNRRSKGVLRGKRV comes from the exons ATGGCGAAATCGATGAGATGCAAGAGGGTGAAGAGATTGAGAGCGATAAGAAGAGAAATTGTGGAGAAGGAATCATTCACCCTCACTAGAGAAGATGCCAAATCCGCCGCCATCGAAGCCGCACTCGCCGCCCCTAAACTACCAGTTCGTCTACCACCACCTTCTCCCTTCATGGAAGTTGCTGCGACTACTCCCACCTCCGAGTCTGCCTCTGCATCCGTGACTATCTCCAAAGACATTG ATGTGGAAATGGACGATGAGAAGCATAACAAGTTTCTTAAACCTATCGGgaggaagttgaagaagaagcttAAGTTGGGGATGAAGAATCGTCGCAGTAAGGGTGTGCTTCGAGGCAAGCGTGTCTAA
- the LOC130498999 gene encoding LOW QUALITY PROTEIN: uncharacterized protein LOC130498999 (The sequence of the model RefSeq protein was modified relative to this genomic sequence to represent the inferred CDS: inserted 1 base in 1 codon; substituted 1 base at 1 genomic stop codon), with translation MNHDIKILPFRFHSSSGPAMLRFDDGLDNEWKGFTVFPEVNPSPNPNYSFNFLVKKATQESEKSTRSSISSRSSAKEDSFRMVLPPAMPPPRDSTVPLPMFPEPKRTRKKLNHQECILLLRNSLYSKKNFYKEEDFKCNAFCLSLPGLRKHKPARSSKRKDSMEKTKMITASSFTSVEKYEWSHSWTSTTSLTQDSGRSSYFDLPVELLKCCSRGGGKGGRYVQEPATSSFSFDIETEILAMSSVLKTRSSRSSLGRVRDRQRSAEXSQQRRLRLXTFSLPSVSCPSLPLSCITPGLR, from the exons ATGAATCATGATA TCAAAATCTTACCTTTTCGTTTTCACTCCTCCTCCGGTCCAGCAATGCTTCGATTTGATGATGGTTTAGATAACGAGTGGAAGGGTTTCACTGTTTTCCCCGAAGTAAACCCTAGCCCTAACCCTAACTATAGTTTCAATTTCTTGGTAAAGAAGGCGACTCAGGAGAGTGAGAAATCAACCCGTTCTTCTATTTCCTCCCGTTCTTCGGCAAAAGAGGATAGCTTCAGAATGGTGTTGCCACCGGCCATGCCTCCGCCTAGGGACTCCACCGTTCCGCTTCCTATGTTCCCTGAGCCGAAGAGAACTCGGAAGAAACTTAACCACCAAGAATGCATTCTTTTACTGAGAAATTCTCTCTACTCGAAGAAAAACTTTTACAAGGAAGAAGATTTCAAATGTAACGCCTTCTGCCTGTCTCTACCTGGACTCAGGAAACACAAGCCAGCTAGATCTTCAAAACGCAAAGATTCGATGGAGAAGACGAAGATGATCACAGCGTCTTCCTTCACCTCGGTCGAGAAATACGAATGGTCCCACTCTTGGACATCGACTACGTCTCTGACGCAAGATAGCGGTCGGTCGTCGTATTTTGATTTACCGGTAGAGTTGTTGAAGTGCTGCAGCCGTGGAGGCGGAAAGGGAGGAAGATATGTGCAAGAACCGGCGACTTCTAGTTTCTCGTTCGATATAGAAACAGAGATTTTGGCTATGAGTAGCGTATTAAAGACGAGGAGCTCACGCTCGTCGTTAGGAAGAGTCAGAGATCGTCAGAGATCAGCTG ACTCACAGCAACGCCGTCTGAGATTGTAAACTTTTTCTTTACCGTCGGTTTCGTGCCCTTCGTTGCCGTTATCTTGTATCACACCAGGATTGCGTTAA